One segment of Alnus glutinosa chromosome 2, dhAlnGlut1.1, whole genome shotgun sequence DNA contains the following:
- the LOC133861017 gene encoding F-box protein At3g07870: MELVFEKEGERKRRKVDDEEHPESRLESLPREIILDILSGLPISSLVQFKSVCRAWRKLARDPDLVNIHSTRMAESNPCLIFHCDNPIRNQLYFVELPACDDKKEKVKMFDVPFWAAMSEFDVVGSCNGLLCLSDALYNDALYIYNPFSRKYQELPKSMQYLHQELVFGFGFHPTTMEYKVVKIIYYKNSNRCYRRTFRITNMNSEVQIFTLGSSTWRSVGKAAHHLLQGPSQVLVNGRLHWVTWPRRYKRRSIISFDLADDQFQEVPTPDCYTLNRRKYHLVVLGGCLAAAVFSNFGKLEIWVMREYGVKESWIKKFNIGSYVPRGFERNVNQSFKISKIISKGRFVRVLCLLQNGEILLEYKSRALVSYDPKSGKFKDLMFQGIPKWFQAVVHVGSLSWIDTIIDA; this comes from the coding sequence ATGGAGTTGGTCTTTGAGAAAGAGGGTGAAAGAAAGAGGAGAAAGGTGGATGATGAAGAACACCCAGAAAGCAGACTGGAAAGCCTCCCTCGGGAAATCATCCTTGATATTCTTTCAGGGCTTCCCATATCATCTTTGGTTCAGTTCAAGTCTGTATGCAGAGCTTGGCGCAAGTTAGCAAGAGATCCTGATCTTGTTAACATACATAGCACACGAATGGCTGAAAGCAATCCATGCCTCATATTCCACTGCGATAATCCCATCAGAAACCAGCTCTACTTTGTAGAACTCCCTGCCTGCGAcgacaagaaggaaaaggtgaAAATGTTTGATGTGCCTTTTTGGGCTGCAATGTCTGAGTTTGATGTGGTAGGCTCATGTAATGGCTTACTATGCTTATCTGATGCATTATATAATGATGCACTATACATATATAACCCTTTTTCCAGGAAGTACCAAGAGCTGCCCAAGTCCATGCAGTATTTGCATCAAGAACTGGTTTTTGGATTCGGATTTCATCCCACAACCATGGAATACAAGGTGGTTAAGATAATCTATTACAAAAATTCCAATCGGTGCTACCGGCGTACTTTCAGAATCACTAACATGAATTCAGAGGTTCAAATTTTCACTCTGGGTAGCTCAACCTGGAGAAGTGTGGGAAAGGCAGCTCACCACCTTCTTCAGGGGCCATCACAGGTCCTAGTTAATGGAAGACTCCATTGGGTTACTTGGCCTCGAAGATACAAAAGGCGCAGCATCATCTCGTTTGACTTAGCCGACGACCAATTTCAGGAGGTCCCAACACCAGATTGCTATACTCTAAACAGGCGGAAGTATCATCTGGTGGTTCTGGGAGGTTGTCTTGCTGCTGCAGTTTTCAGCAACTTTGGGAAATTGGAGATATGGGTGATGAGAGAGTATGGTGTGAAGGAGTCTTGGATCAAGAAATTCAACATAGGATCCTATGTGCCTAGGGGATTTGAGAGAAATGTGAACCAATCCTTCAAGATTTCAAAGATCATTTCCAAAGGAAGATTTGTTCGAGTTCTATGCCTCTTGCAGAACGGTGAGATCTTGTTGGAGTACAAGAGCAGAGCTCTGGTCTCCTATGACCCAAAAAGTGGAAAGTTTAAAGACCTCATGTTTCAGGGAATACCAAAGTGGTTTCAAGCAGTTGTTCATGTGGGTAGCCTCAGCTGGATTGACACCATCATTGATGCCTGA